In Thermofilum pendens Hrk 5, the sequence ACTAGAGCTCTACGTCATAGAGACGAGGACGTATAAGGACAGGCAGGTGACTTTCCGCAGGAAACCCGCCTGCGAGCTCTACTGCGCCTTCAGGGGCAAAAACGTCAGCGAGCTCGACGGCAAGGACCCTGGGTGCGACGAGTGCATTAAAGTAGAAGTGGCGACGGGTGTGCTTTACTGCCCTGAGTGCGGTAGATGGTGGCCTATAAAGGACGAGATACCGGTTATACTTCCAGACGACATGCGCAACAAGGAGGAAGACCTAAAGTTCCTCGAGTCCGTTAAGGACAAGGTACCAGAAAAAGTGCTGAAAGGCAAGCCCTTCGGCCTCTAATCGTGCGTGAATATATACGTCTCCGGCCCCTCTACCCTGACGAACCCCAGCCTAACGAACTGGACTTGCTCCCCCGGGGGGAGCTCGGCGAGGCTAGGCTCACCGTAGCCCGAGATTTCCTCGATCTTTGTACCCGCGGCTTTCAGCACCCTGCCTCTCACCGAGCTCTCTACCGGGGCCCACTGCACTATGGGTAGCTCGTGCTTCTTCGCGAAGCTCACGTCGTTGTTCAGGTATCTCAGCTTCGAACCGCCGTCGACGACCTCGAAGTTCCCGAGCCCCATCAGCCTGACCATGGAGGATGCCACGTCGGAGGGTAGGTAGACCTCGGGCTTGCTGAAGGTTATCCTCCGGCGGCCCCTCTCGGGGAAGGAGGGGTGGACTATGACCTCCGCCGTTATCGGGGCCTCCAGCCCCTCTATGGAGGCTACCTTGGCGGGCTCTGGGACGAACATGTACCTGTTGGCCCGCGGCTCTAGGTACTTCCTGTTGAAAGCGTGGAGCTTGTCTACACTCACCCGCGCCGTGGAGGGCTTGATCCCGACTTCCAGAACCAAGTCCCATATCGCCTCGGGCAGTATCCCTCTACGCCTCAAGGCCCTCAGAGTTCCGAGGCGTATATCGTCTATAGACGAGAAAAGCCCCTTTTCGATCCCCCTCCTAATGACCGACTTGCTGAGAACCATGCCTTCCAAGTTCATCCTCCCGAAGTGTATGCTTACAGGAGGCTTCCAGCCCATGTGCCTGTAAACGTACTCTTGCTTCAGGGTGTTGACCGCGTGCTCCTCGCCTCTCAGGACGTGGGTCACTCCCAGCATGTGGTCGTCCACAGCACAGGCAAAGTTGTACGTAGGCCAAACCCTGTACTTGTCTCCCGTTAGAGGGTGGGGTGTTTTCTCGGTGTCGAGCACTCTAAAGGCTATCCAGTCCCTGACAGAGGGGTTGGGGTGGGCGGGGTCTGTCTTTATCCTCAGCACTGCGGCGCCCTCCGGGTACTCCCCAGAAAGCATCTTCTCCCACCTCTCCATGTGTTCCTCTGGCGGGAGGAACGAGCAGGGATCCGGCTTGCCGGCGTCGCGGAACGCCTTTATCTCGTCTTGGCTATGCGTGCAAACGTATGCGTTTCCGCTCTTTATCAGTGCCTCCGCCACCTCGTAGTAAACCTCCATGCGCTGGCTCTGAATGTACTCCTCGTCCCACGGCGTTCCGAGCCAGCGGAGATCCTCGCGTATAAGGTCGTAGGCCTCTGGCATAGGCCGCTTGGTTCTCGGATCCGTATCCTCGAACCTCAGGATGAACTTGCCGTTGTACATCTTCTTGGCGTAGTAGTAGTTGAGTATCGCTGGTCTCGCGCTCCCAAGGTGCAGGACGAAGTCAGGGTTGGGCGCGAACCTCGTCACGACCTTCCCGCCCACTTCTTCCGCTCCCGGAAGCGGAGGCAACCTTTTCACCTCTACTTTCCTTTCACCTGAGAGCGCCTCGGGCCACAGCTCTGAGAGTAGGCTGGCCTGAGACTCGGGGCTCATGGAGTTTACCTCCTCTACGACCTCCTTGACCAGCTCCACGACCTCCTTGGCCGCCTTGCGAGCCTCGGGAACCTCGGCGAACACCTTGCTGACAACGGAGTCCACCCTAGCCTTTCCGCCGAACTTAACGGCGTTGGCTAACGCGTGTTTAAGGGCTACCCTTCTAATATCGACTTCCAACAGAGGTCACCCCCCTCTACCATTCTACTCGCAGATATAAGGATTAGGGAGAAGCTGGTGGACCGGCCGGGATTCGAACCCGGGACCATTCGCGCCCGCGCCTCCCGAGAGAGGCGCGTGTCCCGCATGCCAAGCGGACATCCTCCCACTAGACGACCGGCCCTGCCAGAAAAGTTAAGAAAGGGGCTGATTTAAGCTTTTCTCACGGTAGAGAGGCCAGTAGCTGAGATGCCTTAGAGCAATACAAGTCTAGACACATAGTGCTAGGAGGAGGGGGCCGGGCGCCTTTCCCTGCTGGTCTTACTCTTTAGTCTTCTGCCCCCAGCTCTTCGAGGCGATTCGCGAGCTTCCAGGCTCTGGGTTACTGCTCGGCCTTGTACTTCGTGAAGTCAAGGAGTGTTTCTCGCAGAGCTACGTCGTAGCGAGCGTGCTCGAAGAGAGAGGTGGTTGCCTGGCACTCTCATTCTTATGACGTAAAAAATTTCAAGAGGCTGTACTGTTGTGTCTCCGCGACCAGCGCTATGAGCGAGCAGGGGATCACTGTCAGCAAGTCCGAGGACTTCTCGGAGTGGTACTCGCAGGTACTGAGTAAGGCGGGGCTTGTCGATCTACGCTACAACGTCCAAGGCTTCGTTGTCCACAAGCCCTGGCTTATGCGCATCATAAAGGCTATTTACCGCTTCTTCGAGGAGGAGCTGGAGAAGACCGGGCACGAGCCTGTCCTCTTCCCCCTCGTGATACCGGAGGAGAACTTCGAGAAGGAGAAGGAGCACGTCGAGGGTTTCAAGCCGGAGGTGTTCTGGGTTACCCAAGCGGGCGACGAGAAGCTTGAACGGAGGCTGGCGCTTAGGCCGACAAGCGAGACCGCTTTCTACTACATGTACTCCTACTGGATACAGAGCTGGCGCGACCTACCCCTCAAACTCTATCAGAGCGTTAGCGTGTACCGCAACGAGAAGAATACGAGGCCGTTGATACGGGGGAGGGAGTTCCTCTGGATAGAGGCCCACGACGCGTTCGCAACGCACGAGGAGGCGCTTAACCAGATACGCGAGGACATGGAGAACTCGAGGAAGGTTATCTGGGAGAAGCTCGGGATCCCGTTTTTGTTCCTGAGGAGGCCTCCCTGGGACAAGTTCAGCGGTGCTGAAGACACGTACGCCGCCGACACTATAATGCCGGATGGAAGGGTGCTTCAGATATCCTCGACGCATGACCTCGGCCAGAGGTTCGCGAAGGCTTTCAACGTTACCTTCCTGGACAAGGACGGCAAGAGGAAGTACGTTTGGCAGACGTGCTACGGCCCCGGCATCTGGAGGATAACCGCCGCACTCATAGCGATACACGGCGACGACAAGGGGCTCGTACTCCCGATGAACGTGGCCCCGATACAGGTCGTCATCGTCCCCATATACTACAAGGAGTCCGACAAGGAGAGGGTACTCGAGAAATGCAGGAAGCTGGAGGCGATGATAAGGGAGGCTGGCTACAGGGTCTACCTGGACGCCAGGGAGGAGTACACGCCGGGCTGGAAGTTCAACGACTGGGAGTTGAAGGGGGTTCCCGTGCGCCTAGAGGTGGGGGTACGGGAGGTCGAAACAGGGACGGTCACGGTGTTTAGGAGGGATTTGAGGGTGAAGGAGAAGGTCGCGGACAGCGAGCTGATAAGCCACATCCGCAAGCTCGAGAACGACATTCTCGAGGAGCTGAAGAGGAGGGCGAAGGAGTTCTTCGAAAGCAGGATAGTCACGGCGACGCGCAGAGAGGAAGTCGAGGAGGCGTTACGCTCGGGAAAGATGGTCAAAATGCCTTTCTGTGGACGGGAGGAGTGCGCAGACGACTTGAAGGAAGCTACCGACGGCGGGAAGGTCAGGGGTACCGAGATAGACTTCAAGGAGGGAGACTACGGGCGTTGCGCCTGGTGCGGAGCCCCCGCGCGCCTAATAGTATACGTCGCTAAGTCGTACTAGCTCTGCAGGTTTCCGGGAGTGTTTTCCTCCAGGCTCAGAGCATAGAGGTAAGCGTCCGATCCGTCGTTGTAGTACTTCTCCTTGACTCCTATACGTTTAAACCCGAGCTTTTCGTACAGCCGAAGCGCCGGGGTATTCGTCGTCTTCACCTCTAGGTATACTGCCTTAAGCCCGTTTTCGCGGGCTATGCGTATCGTTTCTTCGAGAAGCTTCCTGCCGATACCCCTGCCGCGCAGCTCCTCTACGACTGCCACGCTGTGAACGTGGAGCTGGCTCCCCTCCCTACACGAGACAATGTAGCCCACTACGAGCCCCTTGTAGTCCGCCACGAAGAAGTAGTCTCTACACCTGTTGTAGAGGTAGAAGAGGTAGTCGAGCGAGAAGGCGTCGGGCCCGAAGGCTTTCTCCTCTAGCTCCACGATGTAGTAGAGATCGCCCGGCTCGACGCGCCTAAGCCTTACGTCCACGTTGACGCACCTAGAGCGTGACCTCCTCAAAGGGTTTGGGGATGAAGGTGTTCTTGAATATAGCGCGGGCCGCCCTGAGGTACTCCTCGTCCACGTCGCCTAGCCTCGCGTAGGGTAGATGTACCAGCGCGAGCCTCCGCGCGCCGGCTCGTAGCGCTATCGTCGCCGCGTGCACTGGAGTGGAGTGACCATCCCTCAGCGCCGCGTCCTCCATTCCGGGCGGGTACGTCGCCTCGTGCACCAAGAGGTCGCAACCCGCGAAGCCTTCTACCAGCTTTTCGCTGGGAGAGGTGTCCCCCGAGTAGCAGAGAGAGCGGTCGCTAACCGTCAACCTATACGCAAGGGCTTCGACCGTATGTAGAGCCTCGAACGCCTTCGCGTTGCCCACGGTATCCCCTGGGCCTATTTCCCGGAAGACTCCGTGCGAAAGTATGGTCTCGAACTTCTCCGGGTGCAACACCTCCAGCATCCTCTCGAAAAACCTACGCGTCCCGCGAGGGCCCACTACTTCTACTCTTTTACCAGACCCGCGGATCCACAGGTGCCACAAAAGCTCGACTACGCCTAGGGAGTGATCCGGGTGCAGGTGCGACAGCAAAATTATCCTAACCTCGTCGAGACGCCCCATCGTTGCGAGCACGTAGGGGCACGCCGCGGGACAGTCCAGGAGCACCCCACCGTCGACGAGCAGTGAGGGCGGCATATTCCTTCCGGAGAACGTGCTCCCGGCAGTACCCAGGAAAATTACCCTAGCCAACTTTTCTCCCCCGGATAACTTCACTTTTCTCCCGCACCTCGCGTTGAAAAGGGTTTTCGCGCTAGCTTAGTTGCGAAACAACGGAGATGGCTGTTGAAAGCGTGTTCATAGTTATCCGTGCGGCTGCCTCGAAGTCGGGCTTTACCTGGATCTCTGCAGAGACGAAGCCGGAGTAGCCCGCGTCGCGCAGCGCGTGGAGTATTCTCACGAAGTCGAGGTGTCCCATCCCGGGAGCCAGCCTGTTGCTGTCAGCCACGTGGAAGTGTCCTATCCTGCCGGACGCCAGCCGGATAGAGTCCTCGATAACCCTCTCCTCTATGTTCATGTGGAAAGTATCCAGCAAGAGGAGCAAGTTGTCCTCTCCCACCTCCTCCAGAACCCTAAGTCCCTCTTCAACCGTGTTCACGAGCCTAGACTCGTACCTGTTCAGAGGCTCCAGGAAGAGCGATACGCCTTGCTCGCCCGCCTTCCTGGCGAGCCCCCTAAGCTCTTCCACCAGAAGCCTCCTAGCGCCCTCGACGTCCCCCCACTCGTCACCCCTACCGCGTATGAGGCCTACAATTACGCCTTTTATCTCCCTCCGAGAAGCCTCGAAAACTATCTCCTCAATCCTTCTTCTAGCCCTTTCCCTGACACCCGCGTCGGGGCTCGTCAGGCTTAACCCGTAGTGGATGTAGTTTAGCCCTGTACCCACCGCGGGGACTTCGAGGCTATGCTCACGCGCAAGGAGCGCCAGCTCCCCTACCTCAACGGGCTCTAACACGGAGATCTCTACGCCGTCGTAGCCCAGCTCGCTGAGGGCTTTAACAGCCGTTGAGGGATCCAGCCTAGCTACAGCGTCGAAGCGAGCCTTAGGATTCGCGATAACCATCGAGAGCTTGAACAGACGTGCAGGCATGCCAACCCCCTAGGTATGCCATGAAGAAGTACTTATACTTACGCGCGAATTTCGAAGTGAATAACACGTGTGAATATCGAGAAACCAGCGTGCTTTTTAAACGTTTTCCGGATCGCATATAAGGGGTTATTTGTGTAGAGGGGTTTTGGCGAAGGAAAATGACCACGATGAGAGCAGCCTTAGTGACCGCGGACTTTGCGCCTAGACCCGGCTACAAGATCACGCAGGACGAGATAAGGACCCACAAGGTGAGAGAGGGGGCGAAGGTCTGGCGGAACCCGAAGCTCGTGCTGAGAACAGACTACCCTGTACCGGAGCCGAAGCCCGACGAGATACTCATACGCGTCAAGGCGGTAGGCATATGCGGGTCCGATATACACTTCCTCGAGACGGATAGCGAAGGCTATATCCTTTACCCCGGCCTCACGAGGTTCCCCGTGGTTATCGGGCACGAGTTCAGCGGCGTGGTCGAGAAGGTAGGAACCAACGTCAAGACGTTCAAGCCGGGAGACATGGTGACGAGCGAGGAGATGTTCTGGTGCGGGGAATGCGATGCGTGTAGAAGCGTGGACTTCAACCACTGCCTGCGGCTAAACGACCCGGCGGACCTCGAGTTCGGCGAGCTCGGCTTCACGCACGACGGCGCGATGGCAGACTACGTAGTCGTCAAGGCCAAGTATGCCTGGAAGATAGACTCGCTCCTCGACAGGTACGGTAGCGAGGACAAAGCGTTCGAGGCGGGGAGCCTCGTAGAGCCTACCAGCGTAGCCTACCACGCCATGTTCACGAGGGCAGGCGGCTTCAAACCGGGAGCCTACGTCGCGGTCTGGGGCGCAGGCCCCATAGGGCTTGCAGCCATAGCTCTCGCGAAGGCCGCGGGCGCGGGCAAGGTCATCGCGTTCGAGGTAAGCCCGACGAGAAGAGAGCTCGCAAAGAAGGTGGGCGCAGACTACGTGTTCAACCCGGTCGAGCTCTCGAAGAACGGCGTTGAGCCTTGGGAGAAGATAATGGAGGTGACCGGGGGCCAGGGCGCGGACTTCCACGTTGAAGCTGCCGGCGCGCCGAGACACACCATACCGCAGATGCAGAAAAGCCTCGCCATTAACGGCAAGATAGTGCAGATAGGGCGGGCGGCTGAGGACGTCCCGATATACCTTGAAGTGTTCCAGGTTAGGAGAGGCCAGATATTCGGGAGCCAGGGGCACTCCGGCTTCGGCAACTTCGGCAACGTCATACGGCTGATGGCCGCCGGCAAGATAGACATGACCCAGATCATAACCGCCAGGTTCTCTCTCGACGAGGTCTACAAGGCTTTCGAGAGGGCCCACCAGAGGATAGACGGCAAGATAACTCTCAAACCGTAAACTATTTATATATGACTATGTCATAAGAGGTGATGGTTGGGATGGTCGAGTACGAGGCGCGCTTTTCTAAGCCATACTACAACAAGTTCGGCGAGAAGATATACCTGGACCAGATGACGATGTCCGAGCTATTGGAGCGCGTCAAGAAGAACGACATAGTACTCGTTCCGTGCGGCTCGGTAGAGAGCCACGGGCTGGGGCAGGCTACCGGGGAGGATACGATCATAGGCGCATACATAGCTGAGAGAGTGGCCTTCGAGACGGGGATAACTGTTGCTCCCCCCATATTCTACGGGAGCCACCCGAGCCACCACTACGGGATGCCCGGGACTATTCCCATAAAGAAGGAAGCGTACATAGACTACGTTACGAGCGTTGTAAAGTGGCTTAGCCACGCCGGCTTCAAGAAGATAATACTCTTCAACAGTCACGGCCAGGAGTACGTGCTACCCATAGTCAAGGACAAGGCTATCATAGAGGAAGGAGTCAAAGCGCTGATACTCGTAACTTCGTGGTGGGCGTGGGTTAGGGACATCCTGAGGCAGGGGACAGAGCTCAAGCCGGGGCTCGTTCTCGAAACCCCCTTCATACACGCGGACGAACTTGAGGCGAGCGTCCTCTGGTACGTTGCCCCCAAGCTCGTAGACCCCTCTAAGCTAAAGGAGAGCGACGCCGAGAAAATGGTCGGAGTAATCCCAGACAAGTGGGCGGATAAAGCCGGGAACGTCTACGGCAGACCCTTCGGGTGGTACGATATCAGCGCCTTCATGGAGATTCACCACTACCCCAAAGGAAGCGTAGGGTACCCCAGCAAGGCTAGTAGGGAGAAAGGAGAAGTCGTTGTCGAAACCGCTATTCAGCGCATAATAGAATTCATTGAGTGGCTACACAAGACGTACCCGCCCGGGGTAGTCCCTCAGGTCTGGCCGAACCCCGGGGATTTCAAGTACTAGATAACCAAGTTGTAAATTTCTTTTTTTATTTATGAATTGGGGAAAAAGCTCTTATACCACGTAAGCGTTAACACTAAACGTGGCAAGACCAAAGGTCTACGTTACAAGGATAATACCCGAGCCTGGCTTATCTATGCTCAAAGAGTGTTGCGACGTAGTTGTTCACGAGTCGAAGGATTGGCCTCCTTCTAGGGAAGAGCTTCTAAGGAACATTCGCGACAAGGACGCCCTTCTATGTCTCCTGACAGACAAGATAGACGCAGAAGTCATGGACGCAGCGCCCAACCTAAAGGTCATTAGTACGTACTCCGTCGGGTTCGACCACATAGATATACCCGAGGCCACGAAGAGAGGAATCTACGTTACGCACACGCCGGGAGTTCTAACAGACGCTGTCGCCGAGTTCACGGTCGGCCTGATACTGGCCGTGACTAGGAGGATCGTGGAGGCCGACAAGATAATCCGCACAGGGCAGTGGGACAAGCCCTGGAACCCCTACTTCCTGACGGGCCCGGAGCTGAAGGGGAAGACTATCGGGCTAGTAGGGCTGGGGCGCATAGGGGTAGCTACAGCCAAGAGGTTATCCAGCTTCGACGTGAAGATACTGTACTACGACATCGAGCGCAGGTGGGACGTTGAAACCGTGATACCGAACATGGAGTTCACGGACCTGGACACGCTCCTCGAGAAGTCCGACATAGTGTCTATCCACGTTCCCTTGACTAAGGAGACCTATCACCTCATAAACGAGGAGAGGCTTAGGAAGATGAAGAAGACAGCCTACCTCATTAACACGGCGAGGGGACCCGTGGTCGACACGGAGGCCTTGGTTAAAGCCTTGAAGGAGGGCTGGATAGCTGGGGCGGCGCTGGACGTCTTCGAGCAGGAACCGCTCCCGCCGAACCATCCCTTGACGAAGTTCGACAACGTAGTCCTGGCGCCGCACATAGCTAGCGCAACGATAGAGGCTAGGCAGCGCATGGCGGAGCTGGCCGCAAGGAACCTTATAGCAGTGTTAAAGGGAGAAATGCCGCCGGCACTCGTGAACAAAGAGGTGCTCAAAGTCAGACCTTTAGAGAAAGTGAAGATGATCCCGTAAACGCGTGCTTTATTTTTCTTTTTTGAGAACTTTCCTTCTTGATGAGCTTAAGGGACGTTAAGAGGGTTATAGCGAGGGCAGACGTCGTCGTAGAAGTCGTAGACGCGAGGGACCCTTGGGCGACGAGAAGCCCGGAAATAGAGCGCTACGCGGTGAGGCTGGGGAAGCCTCTCCTGGTAGTCGTGAACAAGAGCGACCTCGTACCGAGGGATGTACTGGAGAAGTGGAGGAAAGTTCTCGAAAAGCATTTCCCGGTAGTCTTTATCTCAGCAACGAAGAGGATGGGTACCCGGATGCTCTGGCGGTCGTTGCGCAGGGTAGCGCCCAGGAAGCCTCGCGGGAAACCCGTTGTCGCGGCAGTTGTGGGAATACCCAACGTGGGGAAGTCTACCATCATCAACTACCTGAAGGGGTCTCACAGCGTGGGGACATCGCCTATCCCCGGTTTCACCAAGAGCATTACTAGGCTTAGGGCGGCGGGGTGGTTGAGGGTTATAGATACCCCTGGGGTCGTTCCGAGGATGAGCCAGGAGGAGCTAGCGCTTAGAGGCGCGTTGCGCCCGGAGAGTCTAGACGACCCGGTACCCGCCGCCAAAAAGCTGTTAGAGCTTATTATGTGCAAGAAACCCGGGCTTTTGAAAGAACTGTACGACGTAGAGGCAGAAGACCCGGTAGTATTTCTCGAAAACCTGGCTAGGAGGAGGGGCCTTCTGGGGAAGGGCGGCGTCCCGCTCGTAGAAGAAGCAGCGAGAATCGTTTTGAGAGACTGGCAGACTGGCAAGAACACCTTCTATCTGGAGCCCGAGGACTACGGGCTTTCGGCTTGACACCGCCGTAGCTCAGCGTAGAGCTCTCTTAGGGCGTGTAGGGGTGCTCCGGCAAAGTTCTCCTCTAAGCATTCGTCTATCCTCTTGACTTCGAAGTCTCCTCTGTCTATACAGCCGCCCACCAGCCACACGGGGGCGTCCAGTAGTATCGGGGGGATCTCTGCCTGCCTGCCGACAAGGCTCCAAGCCGCTTTAACTTCTTCCTTGTGTTTTGCGCGTAGGTTCGACGCGTGGGCTCGAAGATCGTCGAGACAAGACCACCCCTTGGCGATGCCGGACGTGAGGGTTACGAGGGACACTCTGTAGTCGACCGGTATGGGTAACCTTTCGCCCCCCGTGTACTCCTTGTTCGCGGCTATGCATGCGTAGAGTAGCATCTTTGAGGCAAAGACTACCGTCTTGTCCTCTGGGTTAGCCCCGACAATTCGAGCCACCGTAGACGCGAAGCGTTCGAGGTTTACGGGAACCTCGCTGAGCAGGCTGAGCACCTTTTCTCTCGACGCGACGTACCTCTTGATCCTTTTCACGCGATGCTCTCGGAAGCGCCGTAGCGACTCTGCTTCCTCCACGAACCTGTAGAGCGCTCCGGGAGTTCCATCGAAGAGTTCGGCTGCCTCAAGCCAGTGGTCTTCTCCCCTTTTAGACAGCATGTAGCTTACTAGTGCTACTCCGGCTACGTAGAAGCCCCCCTCCGGGAAGCCCGCTTTTTCTAGGATCTTCCTGACAGCAAGGAACTGGGGGTCCCTCTCCACGAAGAGGAGTGAAAGCTCCCGGATGCTTCCGCGGAAAATCTCTCCTAGCTCTGATGCACGCTTTTCATCGAAAAATATCATAAGAACCTGACCCTAAGAAAGGCTACTGACGAGCTCGTTTAAGCGCTCAAACTCCTTCTTTACCGCTTCTATGGCGTGCTTGTTCTCAGCGTCTCCGGATACGAGGAGTTTCTCGCGCTCGTAGTCATACGTTAGCTTCACCCATACGCCGTCAGCCCTGTACTTTATGCTAAGCGGCGAGAGAGCGAACTCGCTGAAAAGCGAGAATATATACTCTAGTACCCTCCTGCTCCTCTGCTCCTCCAAGTCTATCTCGAGCGTGTACTCACGCATCTCCGGGAGAGTTTCAATTATCGTTGAGAGCCTAACCTCCTGCGTCGAGAGTAGCTCGAGGAGCTTGCCGATGAACAGCATCCCGTCGGGCGAGTAGGAGAACTGGGGGAAGATGAACTCGCCGGAATCGGTAGCGGCGATCCCAGCCTTAATCTTCTTGACCCCCCTCGCAACGTCCCCGGCGAGCCCTTTCACCCTCAGCAGGTACAGCTTGTTTTTCTCGGCGGCTACGTCGACGATCCTACCCGCGGAGTCGGATACCGCTATGCGCGCCCCCTCTGGTAGCATTAGCGCCACCGCGGCTACCAGCTTGTCGGGGTCGACGATCCTACCCTTATCGTCGACTATGAACACCTGAGAGGCATCCGCTGAGAGCGCTGCGGCGAAGGCGGGGGAGGAGGCTCTCGTGATATCCTGGAGCATCGCTATGTCACGGGGAGACGGGAGTTGCTGGGGTCTCACCCCGGGCGGAGGCCTGCCTGCCTTCACGGCTACGAGCCTGGCCCCCAGGCTTCCTACAAAGTTCGGCAGGACATCGGAGGCGGGACCGTAGTTCACGTCGACTATGACTAGCGGCTCTTTCGCAGCTATGGGTGACGTATCGATGAAGCTCGCCGCCGACGTGACGTAGATGTCGTGTATGTACTCCGCGTAGGAAATCCAGCCTATCCTGCTCGGGATGCTCCTCACTATGTGCTTTGTCTCGTACATGTCGAGTATGTCGGCAAGCTTTTCGTAGGACAGTTCCACTCCTCCGGCGTCCACGATCTTCACTTGTATCCCGTCGGTGTTGTACGGCGCAACCGAGAAGTGTACCCCGGCCTTTGCTCCGAACCTCTTCACGGCGAAGGCCAGCTCTGGTAGCGTCGCCGCGTGAAAGTCGATCACGGAGTTACCTGTCGACATGAGTCCAGACGTGAAAGCCCTCTTCAGCATCCTGCTGGGAGGGTACAAGTCGCGCGCGGCGACAACGAGCGCTCCTTCACCGAGTATCGTGCCGAGCACTGCTCCCAGCTCAGCCATGTTCTCGGGTGTTAACTGAGTGTTCGCAACTCCGTAGATCCTGTTGTTGTAGATCGGGAAGGGCCCTCTCTTCACGCAACCATCACCTCGATCCCGCCGCCAATCCTTGTCCCCGGACCCACGATGCTTCCCTCTTTAACAACGACCCCCTCTCCTAGCACGCTGTTCTCCCTTACTACAGCGCCCTCGCCTACCTTTATACTTTTTGCTAAAACGCTATATCTTACATGAGCACCTCTTTCCACCGTGTCTTCACCCATAAGCACCGAGTAGCTTACATGAGCCTCCACACCTATATGGGTGTCGCTTCCGATGACAGCGTAGGGACCCACCTCCGCGTTCTGGGAGATCCTCACATTATCCCCGAGGGCGACCGGGGGTATTATCCTGGCTCCCGGCGAGACCTCTACCCCCTCCCCGACATACACACCGTCCACGAACCTACCGTAAGGTCTTAGTGGGCTGGCGTGCCCTGCCAAGAGATCGAAGTTCGCGGTCAGGTAGCTTTCAGGCCTCCCAACGTCTATCCAGTAGGTCTCCTCGGCAAGCCAGCCCTTCACTCTGTAGTTGTTTTCCAGGAGCCATGGGAACACGTTTTTCCCGAAGTCCATGAGGTGGGGGTTCTCCCTGAGCACATCGAGTATGTCGTACCTAAACGCGTAGAAGCCGGAGTTAGCCAGGTTGGCGAAGAGGTTAACCTTCCTGCTTGTACCCGTAAAGGCGAATGCGAGCGAAGCGACGTACATCTCCTGCACGCCGGGCTTTTCGAGGAAATGGAGCACTGCGCCGTTACCGTCTAGGAGCACTGCGCCGAAGT encodes:
- a CDS encoding sugar phosphate nucleotidyltransferase, with the translated sequence MIKTAVVLAGGKGVRLRPLTLTTPKPLLPVGNVPILDHILSLLYRHGFEKVIVAVNYLGEKIVNHLVARWMDKGLEIVAPPLNPADTADAVRKCASYIDEDFLVTMGDVVTNMDLRSFAYFHESSGSIASIALIEVQSLRDFGAVLLDGNGAVLHFLEKPGVQEMYVASLAFAFTGTSRKVNLFANLANSGFYAFRYDILDVLRENPHLMDFGKNVFPWLLENNYRVKGWLAEETYWIDVGRPESYLTANFDLLAGHASPLRPYGRFVDGVYVGEGVEVSPGARIIPPVALGDNVRISQNAEVGPYAVIGSDTHIGVEAHVSYSVLMGEDTVERGAHVRYSVLAKSIKVGEGAVVRENSVLGEGVVVKEGSIVGPGTRIGGGIEVMVA
- a CDS encoding GTPase; translation: MSLRDVKRVIARADVVVEVVDARDPWATRSPEIERYAVRLGKPLLVVVNKSDLVPRDVLEKWRKVLEKHFPVVFISATKRMGTRMLWRSLRRVAPRKPRGKPVVAAVVGIPNVGKSTIINYLKGSHSVGTSPIPGFTKSITRLRAAGWLRVIDTPGVVPRMSQEELALRGALRPESLDDPVPAAKKLLELIMCKKPGLLKELYDVEAEDPVVFLENLARRRGLLGKGGVPLVEEAARIVLRDWQTGKNTFYLEPEDYGLSA
- a CDS encoding creatininase family protein, which produces MVGMVEYEARFSKPYYNKFGEKIYLDQMTMSELLERVKKNDIVLVPCGSVESHGLGQATGEDTIIGAYIAERVAFETGITVAPPIFYGSHPSHHYGMPGTIPIKKEAYIDYVTSVVKWLSHAGFKKIILFNSHGQEYVLPIVKDKAIIEEGVKALILVTSWWAWVRDILRQGTELKPGLVLETPFIHADELEASVLWYVAPKLVDPSKLKESDAEKMVGVIPDKWADKAGNVYGRPFGWYDISAFMEIHHYPKGSVGYPSKASREKGEVVVETAIQRIIEFIEWLHKTYPPGVVPQVWPNPGDFKY
- a CDS encoding N-glycosylase/DNA lyase; translated protein: MIFFDEKRASELGEIFRGSIRELSLLFVERDPQFLAVRKILEKAGFPEGGFYVAGVALVSYMLSKRGEDHWLEAAELFDGTPGALYRFVEEAESLRRFREHRVKRIKRYVASREKVLSLLSEVPVNLERFASTVARIVGANPEDKTVVFASKMLLYACIAANKEYTGGERLPIPVDYRVSLVTLTSGIAKGWSCLDDLRAHASNLRAKHKEEVKAAWSLVGRQAEIPPILLDAPVWLVGGCIDRGDFEVKRIDECLEENFAGAPLHALRELYAELRRCQAESP
- the gyaR gene encoding glyoxylate reductase, translated to MARPKVYVTRIIPEPGLSMLKECCDVVVHESKDWPPSREELLRNIRDKDALLCLLTDKIDAEVMDAAPNLKVISTYSVGFDHIDIPEATKRGIYVTHTPGVLTDAVAEFTVGLILAVTRRIVEADKIIRTGQWDKPWNPYFLTGPELKGKTIGLVGLGRIGVATAKRLSSFDVKILYYDIERRWDVETVIPNMEFTDLDTLLEKSDIVSIHVPLTKETYHLINEERLRKMKKTAYLINTARGPVVDTEALVKALKEGWIAGAALDVFEQEPLPPNHPLTKFDNVVLAPHIASATIEARQRMAELAARNLIAVLKGEMPPALVNKEVLKVRPLEKVKMIP
- a CDS encoding phosphoglucomutase/phosphomannomutase alpha/beta/subunit, translated to MKRGPFPIYNNRIYGVANTQLTPENMAELGAVLGTILGEGALVVAARDLYPPSRMLKRAFTSGLMSTGNSVIDFHAATLPELAFAVKRFGAKAGVHFSVAPYNTDGIQVKIVDAGGVELSYEKLADILDMYETKHIVRSIPSRIGWISYAEYIHDIYVTSAASFIDTSPIAAKEPLVIVDVNYGPASDVLPNFVGSLGARLVAVKAGRPPPGVRPQQLPSPRDIAMLQDITRASSPAFAAALSADASQVFIVDDKGRIVDPDKLVAAVALMLPEGARIAVSDSAGRIVDVAAEKNKLYLLRVKGLAGDVARGVKKIKAGIAATDSGEFIFPQFSYSPDGMLFIGKLLELLSTQEVRLSTIIETLPEMREYTLEIDLEEQRSRRVLEYIFSLFSEFALSPLSIKYRADGVWVKLTYDYEREKLLVSGDAENKHAIEAVKKEFERLNELVSSLS